TTAAATTTCcgaatattttatttgcacGTTCGTCAAGATATAATCTTATCGAAGATTCATTAACAGAAGGGGTATTTAAAGGACGGAAACGATTCAGTGTCATGCATTCAGTGAAATCCACTAGCAGAAGCAACATGGTGAGTAAACCAGAACAACTGAAAATGttcttaaatattataaaatctgACTATTTACTGCTGGGTTAGCTAGCTGGTCTAACTTAATAGCTAGAGCACATTTACTACTTCTAACATTCTTTTGCACTGTTACCTGAATATTcgagattaaaatttcttcgtTCTTTTCGTCCGTAGATGAAATTCGCATTCGCCCTCGTCGCAGTCCTGGCTTTGGCCAGCCCCCTGCAAGCTTACCATGTTCCACGTACAGGAACCGGTGTCCTGGCTGACGACGTGCAGGAGTTTGTCGATCTCCTGCCAATGGACGAAGTAATCAAAATCATCCAGCGTTACGTTACCACTGACAGTGATGTCCAAGCTGTGATAAAATTCATGCACTCCAACGAATTCAAACAATTGGTCACCGAAATCGAAACCATGTCCGAAATCCAGCACATCATGAACTACATGCAGAAAAATGGACTGGACATCTACCAGGTGGTGAACCACATTAACAAGTACCTCGATCTCGAACCATTGACACCACCAACCAACGTCCGAATGGTGAGGGCCGCCGGTGGCATCCGCGGAATGCTCGACGAGGTTAAGGCCCTTGTACCCAAGGAGAAGATCCGGGAACTGTACAAACAGAAATTGGCTACATCCAAAGTGTTTGCCGAGTTAGTCGCTCAAGTGAAATCACCGGAATTCCAGAACGTCGCCAATAAACTATGCGATAACGCTACCTTCAAACACATGTTGAGCGAAGCCAAAAAGGCCCAAGTCGATGTCGAAGGTGTGATCAGTTTAATCGAGAACAGATTGGGCGTTAAGATCCCCTGCAGAGTATGAAGTGATATACCTTTGATTCTTACTG
This region of Osmia bicornis bicornis chromosome 5, iOsmBic2.1, whole genome shotgun sequence genomic DNA includes:
- the LOC123987831 gene encoding protein G12-like; translated protein: MRISAFKILITFLTLLTFTQVKISYLTIKFPNILFARSSRYNLIEDSLTEGVFKGRKRFSVMHSVKSTSRSNMMKFAFALVAVLALASPLQAYHVPRTGTGVLADDVQEFVDLLPMDEVIKIIQRYVTTDSDVQAVIKFMHSNEFKQLVTEIETMSEIQHIMNYMQKNGLDIYQVVNHINKYLDLEPLTPPTNVRMVRAAGGIRGMLDEVKALVPKEKIRELYKQKLATSKVFAELVAQVKSPEFQNVANKLCDNATFKHMLSEAKKAQVDVEGVISLIENRLGVKIPCRV